The Pseudomonas sp. SCB32 DNA window CGATGTGGCCGACGCTGACCTCGACAACATGCTGGACATCCTGCGCAAGCAGAACACCCGTTTCGAAGCCGTTGACCGCGCCGCTCAGAACGACGACCAGGTGAACATCGACTTCGTCGGCAAGATCGACGGCGAAGCCTTCGCTGGCGGTTCCGCCAAGGGCACCCTGCTGGTGCTGGGCTCCGGTCGTATGATTCCGGGCTTCGAAGAAGGCCTGGTTGGCGCCAAGGCCGGTGAAGAGCGCGTTCTGAACGTGACCTTCCCCGAGGACTACCAGAACCTGGATCTGGCCGGCAAGGCCGCCGAGTTCGCCGCCACCGTCAACAGCGTTGCCGAGCCCAAGCTGCCGGAACTGAACGAAGAGTTCTTCGCTCTGTTCGGCGTGAAGGAAAGCACCCTGGAAGGCTTCCGCACCGAAGTTCGCAAGAACATGGAGCGTGAACTGCGTCAGGCCATCAAGTCCAAGGTGAAGAACCAGGTGATGGAAGGTCTGGTCGAGGCCAACCCGATCGAAGTTCCGAAAGCCCTGATCGGCAACGAAGTCAACCGTCTGCGCGTGCAGGCTGTCCAGCAGTTCGGCGGCAACATCAAGCCCGATCAACTGCCGGCCGAGCTGTTCGAAGAGCAGGCCAAGCGTCGCGTGGTACTGGGTCTGATCGTCGCCGAGCTGGTCAAGCAGCACGAGCTGAAGGCCGATGAAGCCCGCGTTCGCGAAATGATCGAAGAAATGGCTTCCGCTTATCAGGAGCCGGAACAAGTTGTTGCCTGGTACTACAAGAACGACCAGCAGCTAAACGAAGTCCGTTCGGTTGTACTGGAAGAGCAAGTTGTAGATACTGTCCTGCAGAAGGCCAATGTGACCGACAAGCAGGTATCCTACGAAGACGCGGTCAAGCCTGCTGAAGCTCCGCAAGCGGCCTGATCCATCGCTTCGTTCGATTGTCACAAGCCAGCCTTCGGGCTGGCTTGTGCGTCTTAGAGACATGATTTTTCATTAGGGAGTGATCGTCGGACATGCATAACCCTTATATGCCGCAAGTTCCGAACATTCAGGCCGCTGGTGGTCTGGTGCCGATGGTGGTGGAGCAGTCCGCCCGCGGTGAGCGTTCCTACGACATCTATTCGCGCCTGCTGAAGGAGCGGATCATCTTCCTGGTCGGCCAGGTCGAGGACTACATGGCCAACTTGGTGGTTGC harbors:
- the tig gene encoding trigger factor, which gives rise to MQVSVESTSALERRMTVGVPAERIETEVNKRLQQTARRAKVPGFRPGKVPMSVIRQRYEASARQEALGDLIQETFYEAVVEQKLNPAGAPSVEPKVFEKEKGLEYVATFEVFPEFQVAGFGGIKVERLQADVADADLDNMLDILRKQNTRFEAVDRAAQNDDQVNIDFVGKIDGEAFAGGSAKGTLLVLGSGRMIPGFEEGLVGAKAGEERVLNVTFPEDYQNLDLAGKAAEFAATVNSVAEPKLPELNEEFFALFGVKESTLEGFRTEVRKNMERELRQAIKSKVKNQVMEGLVEANPIEVPKALIGNEVNRLRVQAVQQFGGNIKPDQLPAELFEEQAKRRVVLGLIVAELVKQHELKADEARVREMIEEMASAYQEPEQVVAWYYKNDQQLNEVRSVVLEEQVVDTVLQKANVTDKQVSYEDAVKPAEAPQAA